The DNA segment CGACCGTCGAATCCCGGTTCGACGGTCGGGACCGCCGGGGCGGAGCGTTCCGACTCGTAGCCTTTATCAGCGCGCCGAATCAAATTCGCAGTACTATGGCCGAGAACACTCGAAGCCGAACCGGAAGCGCCGGTCGTTTCGGCGCGCGGTACGGCCGCGTCGCCCGCAAGCGGGTCGCCGAGATCGAGAGCGACAAGAACGCAGACCACACCTGTCCGGAGTGCGGGAGCACGTCCGTCGACCGGCAGGGCACCGGCATCTGGCAGTGCGGCAAGTGCAGCTACAAGTTCGCCGGCGGTACGTACCGCCCCGAGACGCCCGCGGGTCGCACCGTCACGCGCTCCATCCGCGCCGCACTCTCCGAGGACGAAGACGACGAGTAAGCAATGAGCTACAAGTGTTCGCGGTGCAAGCGCGACGTGGAACTGGACGAGTACGGTGGCGTCCGCTGTCCGTACTGCGGCCACCGCGTGCTCCTCAAGGAACGTAGCCGCGACGTGAAGGAAGTCGGCGTCAACTGACCGATTCTATGCCTTCCCGGCCGCACGACGCGACGCTCAGGTACGAGTACCCCTCTGCCGAGCGCGCCCGCGTCGTGGCCCGGTCGGTTTCCCAGGAGGTCGGCGAAATCGACGGTGAGCGCTCGGCGACGACCGTCTCTCGCGACGGAGCGGCGGTGGTCGTGGAGGTCGTCGCCGACGACCTCGTGGCGCTCCGTGCCGGGTTGAACACCTGGCAGTCGCTGATTTCTGTAGCTGAGCAAGTGTGCGACGCCGTTTAGAACGACTCTTCGTAGCCGAGGTTCAGTCTCCGTTCTCGACGGTTCGTTCTGGACTGCCACCAACAGCGACTGAGACGGTGAACACTTCGAAAGCTTCTGTCCGTTCGCCACGAACCCTCTGAAACCGCTTAAGTAGTGATGACTCCGAAAGCCCCCGCCCGCTCGCGGTCGCTCCGCGGGATATCTCGACGCGGCGTCGCCGCCCCGAGATAGTGGCCCGCCAGAGGCGACCACGCCCTTCGGGCGCGAGCGGACGGCCCCTTTCATCCACTCCACAGCACCGCGACCGCACCACACACCGCCCCAGCCGACTCCTTCGCGCCTGCCGGCGCTCAGTCGTCCACCGGAGGACAAACCGCATCCTCTGAGCCTACACTCGCTTCGCTCGCGCAGACCTCACGCATGAAGGCGCGATACGAGGTCGCGCCGTGGGAGCTTCGCTCCCACGAGCCTTCGGTCGCTGCGCTCCCGAAGACGCCAGCGCGCGCCACGCATAACGTTCACCATCGAA comes from the Halorussus vallis genome and includes:
- a CDS encoding 50S ribosomal protein L37ae, with the translated sequence MAENTRSRTGSAGRFGARYGRVARKRVAEIESDKNADHTCPECGSTSVDRQGTGIWQCGKCSYKFAGGTYRPETPAGRTVTRSIRAALSEDEDDE
- a CDS encoding DNA-directed RNA polymerase subunit P, which gives rise to MSYKCSRCKRDVELDEYGGVRCPYCGHRVLLKERSRDVKEVGVN
- a CDS encoding KEOPS complex subunit Pcc1, giving the protein MPSRPHDATLRYEYPSAERARVVARSVSQEVGEIDGERSATTVSRDGAAVVVEVVADDLVALRAGLNTWQSLISVAEQVCDAV